A window of the Virgibacillus pantothenticus genome harbors these coding sequences:
- a CDS encoding globin, with protein sequence MKNQTNSIFEAIGGIPAVERLVEAFYVRVGKHPDLIPIFPEDLTETIHKQKLFLTQFFGGPPLYAEERGHPMLRRRHLPFKITPAHKDAWLNCMAHALIEAEIEEPYRSAIFEKLTLTANHMMNTPE encoded by the coding sequence ATGAAGAACCAAACAAACTCTATTTTTGAAGCAATTGGTGGGATACCTGCCGTTGAGCGACTGGTTGAAGCGTTCTATGTAAGAGTTGGCAAACATCCTGATTTAATTCCTATATTTCCAGAAGATTTAACAGAAACAATCCATAAACAAAAATTGTTCCTCACTCAATTTTTTGGTGGACCGCCCTTATATGCAGAAGAACGAGGGCATCCAATGTTGCGCAGGAGGCATTTACCTTTTAAAATTACTCCAGCACATAAAGATGCTTGGCTTAATTGTATGGCACATGCACTCATCGAAGCAGAAATCGAAGAACCTTATCGTTCAGCTATATTTGAAAAACTAACCTTAACTGCAAACCACATGATGAACACGCCAGAATAG
- a CDS encoding CYTH domain-containing protein: protein MTQEIEIEFKNLLTPSEYNKLLTDIPFPIEAITQTNYYFETKERTLQDLGSALRIRQKNGRYQLTLKQPHKHGLLETHDMLTETEAEACIHGEMVEKKATAKQLKQLGIDIHSLQCLGSLTTERRELQIEDILLVLDYSMYNGKADYELELEATSQESGIDYFHKLLHKFGIPIRNTPNKIERFFTSL from the coding sequence ATGACCCAAGAAATAGAAATTGAATTTAAAAATTTATTAACTCCCAGTGAGTACAATAAATTATTAACTGATATCCCATTTCCAATCGAAGCGATAACTCAAACCAATTATTATTTTGAAACAAAGGAGCGCACTTTGCAAGATTTAGGGAGCGCATTACGAATTAGGCAAAAAAATGGACGTTATCAACTAACTTTAAAACAGCCGCATAAGCATGGTCTGCTTGAGACACATGATATGTTAACAGAAACAGAGGCAGAAGCTTGTATCCATGGGGAAATGGTTGAAAAGAAAGCAACTGCTAAACAGCTAAAACAGCTAGGTATAGATATCCATTCTTTACAATGCCTTGGCAGTCTAACTACCGAACGCAGGGAATTGCAGATAGAAGATATTCTTCTCGTTTTAGATTATAGTATGTATAATGGAAAAGCAGACTATGAGCTCGAACTAGAGGCTACATCACAAGAATCGGGCATTGATTATTTCCATAAATTACTACACAAGTTTGGAATTCCTATACGCAACACACCTAATAAAATTGAACGGTTCTTTACCAGTTTGTAG
- a CDS encoding GTP pyrophosphokinase: MNWQSILAPYAQVVEELKIKLKGIRKQFEYESEHSPIEFITGRVKPVPSIIEKAENRKILLEDIETEIQDIAGVRVMCQFVDDIYTVVEMIRARNDLTIIEEKDYVSEKKESGYRSYHLIIEYPVETITGMKKLLAEIQIRTLAMNFWATNEHSLNYKYRGSIPANIKVRLQNAAEAAFQLDEEMSKIKHEVQEAQKMFHRK; the protein is encoded by the coding sequence GTGAACTGGCAGTCCATACTAGCGCCATATGCGCAAGTTGTTGAAGAATTAAAAATCAAATTAAAAGGAATTCGTAAACAGTTCGAATACGAATCTGAACATTCACCGATAGAATTTATAACTGGTCGTGTAAAACCAGTACCTAGTATTATCGAAAAAGCTGAGAATCGGAAAATCTTATTGGAAGATATAGAAACTGAAATCCAAGATATTGCAGGTGTAAGAGTTATGTGTCAATTTGTAGATGACATTTATACCGTTGTAGAAATGATTCGCGCTAGAAATGATTTAACTATTATTGAAGAAAAAGATTATGTGTCTGAGAAAAAAGAAAGTGGTTATCGATCCTACCATCTCATTATTGAGTATCCGGTAGAGACAATAACGGGCATGAAAAAATTGTTAGCAGAAATTCAAATTCGAACACTGGCCATGAATTTTTGGGCGACCAATGAGCATTCGTTAAATTATAAGTATAGGGGTAGTATACCAGCTAATATTAAAGTGCGGTTGCAAAATGCAGCAGAAGCTGCTTTTCAATTGGATGAAGAAATGTCAAAGATTAAACATGAAGTTCAAGAAGCTCAAAAAATGTTTCATCGAAAGTAG